A genomic window from Peromyscus maniculatus bairdii isolate BWxNUB_F1_BW_parent chromosome 1, HU_Pman_BW_mat_3.1, whole genome shotgun sequence includes:
- the LOC102923340 gene encoding uncharacterized protein LOC102923340, whose protein sequence is MAERVLVPTQIGRGDRYYTYTELLAISRRFKQNPNELMVTWILRVYDQGGPALSLNSGELGLLGDLTHDAIFNYRCKALRGGGCQTLLSWLLQAWRQRWESSLHFEATQLPFRPWTTMEEGIQLVRELGMIEWIYLDPEGPVDLAPEDVAFTQGLQRRLLTAAPSELRLSLVSLLVRGMTVLEAVMEIQTIADVGLLWRQSQPGRTKLMLGPNPTRKDLLGWLLSHGVPREQVDRQPTKVLLELYIKEAKRSRGQPGYGLAEEQPPPPPYSDQACGEEPPVRHD, encoded by the coding sequence ATGGCGGAGAGAGTGCTGGTACCCACCCAGATAGGCCGGGGGGACCGCTACTACACATACACGGAGCTCTTGGCTATCTCACGGCGTTTCAAGCAAAACCCCAACGAGCTCATGGTCACCTGGATCCTGCGGGTGTATGACCAGGGAGGCCCGGCCCTGTCCCTGAATTCCGGGGAGCTGGGGCTGCTGGGTGACCTCACCCACGATGCCATCTTTAACTACCGCTGCAAGGCCCTGCGGGGGGGTGGCTGCCAGACGCTGCTGAGCTGGCTGCTGCAGGCCTGGCGCCAGCGCTGGGAATCTTCCCTGCATTTTGAGGCCACGCAGCTGCCCTTCAGGCCTTGGACCACCATGGAGGAAGGCATCCAACTGGTTCGTGAGCTGGGTATGATTGAGTGGATCTACCTTGACCCAGAGGGGCCTGTGGACCTGGCCCCAGAGGATGTGGCCTTCACTCAGGGCCTGCAGCGGCGCCTGCTCACAGCAGCACCCTCCGAGCTGCGGCTCTCGCTGGTCAGCCTGCTGGTGCGCGGCATGACAGTACTAGAGGCTGTGATGGAGATCCAGACCATTGCTGACGTGGGTCTGCTCTGGCGCCAGAGCCAGCCAGGCCGCACCAAGCTCATGCTGGGGCCCAACCCAACTCGAAAGGACCTCCTGGGCTGGCTGCTCAGCCACGGCGTGCCCCGGGAGCAAGTAGACAGGCAGCCCACCAAGGTGCTCCTGGAACTGTACATCAAAGAAGCCAAGCGCAGTCGTGGCCAGCCCGGCTATGGGCTGGCTGAGGAGcagcccccacctcccccctACTCCGACCAGGCCTGTGGGGAAGAGCCCCCTGTGCGGCACGACTAG
- the LOC102909107 gene encoding uncharacterized protein LOC102909107 isoform X1, which yields MDRHSSGLQSKRAAAPYSRKNETQDSLKGTSNLPDATQGHQINIQAPAPIIHTQGLNGQEPSTSIPHRRVRIQEPPASTFLPWRLSTKASPPSTILPQRLSTQETPSQGSQPNTQRIQSVGYNHSPSSRESFSLYHNHRLNIRNSHTLSNVQSEIHSLQTNTDSPLSLIQSHQLNRKQKRSSVDVPPSITCSPDASIESFESFVGDSKDSLREHLHRSLSSQSAVGSFSKLASLSTAMGSNRTQSKHWPLLRMGWMLLLEAKKISQYLSLVLTVVGMLMLNFIAFWQPWIRFQVPLVPSGDPTGPKTIPIDTTFFMGCPDISCMNDYDLLDLAWACLLISGIMSFCVCMGLIRTIFFSSTNTPSMDFFLFICSLMTGISIILGVLFYLMQAREFLQEGMTYTMGSSFYLAWISVFFFFMIGLFSYLNYMNFWSILPAQARWS from the exons ATGGACCggcactcctctggcctccagagcaAGAGGGCAGCAGCTCCCTACAGCAGAAAAAATGAAACCCAAGACTCTCTGAAAGGGACCTCCAACCTCCCAGATGCCACCCAAGGTCATCAGATCAACATACAAGCACCTGCGCCCATCATCCATACTCAAGGACTCAACGGCCAGGAGCCATCAACATCCATACCTCACCGCAGGGTGAGAATCCAGGAACCGCCAGCATCCACCTTCCTTCCTTGGAGGCTCAGCACCAAAGCTTCTCCCCCATCCACCATTCTCCCTCAAAGGCTTAGCACTCAAGAGACCCCTTCTCAGGGTTCCCAGCCCAATACACAACGTATACAATCTGTTGGCTACAATCACTCTCCCAGTTCCAGAGAGAGCTTTTCCCTTTACCATAATCACCGACTCAACATCCGAAACTCTCATACCCTGAGCAATGTCCAGTCAGAAATCCACAGCTTACAAACCAACACTGACAGCCCCCTCTCCTTGATCCAGTCACACCAactcaacagaaaacaaaaacggTCCAGTGTGGACGTCCCCCCATCCATAACCTGCAGCCCAGACGCCAGCATCGAGAGCTTTGAGTCCTTCGTCGGGGACTCCAAGGATAGTTTAAGAGAACACTTACACAGGTCTCTATCCAGTCAGAGCGCTGTAGGCAGTTTCTCCAAACTGGCAAGCCTTTCTACTGCAATGGGCTCCAATAG GACTCAGAGCAAACACTGGCCACTGCTGCGCATGGGCTGGATGCTGCTGCTGGAAGCCAAGAAGATCAGCCAGTACCTTAGCCTGGTACTGACTGTGGTCGGCATGCTGATGCTCAACTTCATTGCCTTCTGGCAGCCCTGGATCCGCTTCCAAGTGCCTCTAGTGCCCTCAGGGGACCCCACTGGCCCCAAGACCATCCCCATTGACACCACCTTCTTCATGGGCTGCCCTGACATCTCCTGCATGAATGACTATG ACTTGCTGGACCTGGCCTGGGCCTGCCTCCTCATCTCTGGTATCatgagtttctgtgtgtgtatgggtctCATCAGAACCAtattcttctccagcaccaacaCGCCCTCGATGgacttctttctcttcatctgcagCCTCATGACAG GGATCAGCATCATTCTGGGGGTCCTGTTCTACCTGATGCAAGCCAGAGAGTTCTTACAGGAAGGCATGACCTACACGATGGGGAGCAGCTTCTACCTGGCCTGGATcagtgtcttcttcttcttcatgatTG GTCTCTTCTCCTATCTGAACTACATGAACTTCTGGTCCATCCTGCCAGCCCAGGCCAGGTGGTCCTAG
- the LOC102909107 gene encoding uncharacterized protein LOC102909107 isoform X2 gives MDRHSSGLQSKRAAAPYSRKNETQDSLKGTSNLPDATQGHQINIQAPAPIIHTQGLNGQEPSTSIPHRRVRIQEPPASTFLPWRLSTKASPPSTILPQRLSTQETPSQGSQPNTQRIQSVGYNHSPSSRESFSLYHNHRLNIRNSHTLSNVQSEIHSLQTNTDSPLSLIQSHQLNRKQKRSSVDVPPSITCSPDASIESFESFVGDSKDSLREHLHRSLSSQSAVGSFSKLASLSTAMGSNRTQSKHWPLLRMGWMLLLEAKKISQYLSLVLTVVGMLMLNFIAFWQPWIRFQVPLVPSGDPTGPKTIPIDTTFFMGCPDISCMNDYDLLDLAWACLLISGIMSFCVCMGLIRTIFFSSTNTPSMDFFLFICSLMTGLFSYLNYMNFWSILPAQARWS, from the exons ATGGACCggcactcctctggcctccagagcaAGAGGGCAGCAGCTCCCTACAGCAGAAAAAATGAAACCCAAGACTCTCTGAAAGGGACCTCCAACCTCCCAGATGCCACCCAAGGTCATCAGATCAACATACAAGCACCTGCGCCCATCATCCATACTCAAGGACTCAACGGCCAGGAGCCATCAACATCCATACCTCACCGCAGGGTGAGAATCCAGGAACCGCCAGCATCCACCTTCCTTCCTTGGAGGCTCAGCACCAAAGCTTCTCCCCCATCCACCATTCTCCCTCAAAGGCTTAGCACTCAAGAGACCCCTTCTCAGGGTTCCCAGCCCAATACACAACGTATACAATCTGTTGGCTACAATCACTCTCCCAGTTCCAGAGAGAGCTTTTCCCTTTACCATAATCACCGACTCAACATCCGAAACTCTCATACCCTGAGCAATGTCCAGTCAGAAATCCACAGCTTACAAACCAACACTGACAGCCCCCTCTCCTTGATCCAGTCACACCAactcaacagaaaacaaaaacggTCCAGTGTGGACGTCCCCCCATCCATAACCTGCAGCCCAGACGCCAGCATCGAGAGCTTTGAGTCCTTCGTCGGGGACTCCAAGGATAGTTTAAGAGAACACTTACACAGGTCTCTATCCAGTCAGAGCGCTGTAGGCAGTTTCTCCAAACTGGCAAGCCTTTCTACTGCAATGGGCTCCAATAG GACTCAGAGCAAACACTGGCCACTGCTGCGCATGGGCTGGATGCTGCTGCTGGAAGCCAAGAAGATCAGCCAGTACCTTAGCCTGGTACTGACTGTGGTCGGCATGCTGATGCTCAACTTCATTGCCTTCTGGCAGCCCTGGATCCGCTTCCAAGTGCCTCTAGTGCCCTCAGGGGACCCCACTGGCCCCAAGACCATCCCCATTGACACCACCTTCTTCATGGGCTGCCCTGACATCTCCTGCATGAATGACTATG ACTTGCTGGACCTGGCCTGGGCCTGCCTCCTCATCTCTGGTATCatgagtttctgtgtgtgtatgggtctCATCAGAACCAtattcttctccagcaccaacaCGCCCTCGATGgacttctttctcttcatctgcagCCTCATGACAG GTCTCTTCTCCTATCTGAACTACATGAACTTCTGGTCCATCCTGCCAGCCCAGGCCAGGTGGTCCTAG